A genomic region of Notamacropus eugenii isolate mMacEug1 chromosome 3, mMacEug1.pri_v2, whole genome shotgun sequence contains the following coding sequences:
- the ATPAF2 gene encoding ATP synthase mitochondrial F1 complex assembly factor 2 isoform X4 produces the protein MGVRQEKRMFCAAEKERKKFYQNVSITQGEGGYEINLDHRKLKTPNAKLFTVPSEALAVAVATEWDSQQDTIKFYTMHLTTLCNTSLDNPTQRNKDQLIQASMKFLDTDTICYRVEEPETLVELQKNEWDPIIEWAENRYNVKIGSSTNIMGPDIPAKTKETFMSLLASYNMWALQGIEFVVTQLKSMVLSLGLIDRHLTVEKAVLLSRLEEEYQIQKWGNVEWAHDYELQELRARTAAGTLFVHLCSESSTVKHKLLQE, from the exons aaaggaagaagtttTATCAGAATGTCAGCATTACACAAGGTGAAG GTGGATATGAGATAAACTTGGAccacagaaaactgaaaactccCAATGCCAAGCTCTTTACTGTTCCCAGTGAAGCACTGGCCGTTGCTGTGGCTACTGAGTGGGATTCTCAACAGGACACTATCAAGTTCTACACGATGCATTTG ACCACACTGTGTAACACATCTTTAGACAACCCAACTCAACGAAACAAAGATCAGCTTATCCAAGCTTCTATGAAGTTTCTGGACACAGACACAATCTG TTACAGGGTGGAAGAACCAGAAACATTAGTGGAACTTCAAAAGAATGAGTGGGATCCGATTATAGAATGGGCAGAAAACAG ATATAATGTTAAGATTGGATCTTCTACAAACATCATGGGACCTGATATCCCGGCCAAGACGAAAGAGActttcatgagtcttttggcatCTTATAACATGTGGGCCTTGCAAG GTATAGAATTTGTGGTCACCCAGTTGAAGTCCATGGTTTTGTCCTTGGGGTTGATTGACAGGCACCTTACAGTAGAAAAGGCAGTCCTGCTATCTCGTCTGGAAGAAGAGTACCAG ATCCAGAAATGGGGCAACGTGGAATGGGCTCATGACTACGAACTACAGGAACTGCGGGCTCGAACGGCGGCTGGGACACTTTTTGTTCACCTTTGCTCTGAAAGTTCCACAGTAAAACACAAACTCCTGCAGGAATGA